From a single Columba livia isolate bColLiv1 breed racing homer chromosome 15, bColLiv1.pat.W.v2, whole genome shotgun sequence genomic region:
- the SRL gene encoding sarcalumenin isoform X7: protein MKGLNLLCCCVASLLLLSTAEEVEDTSEPTKRDRSHLENTLKLNEDKPADDFSGVLQRLRKIYHSSIKPLEQSYRYNELRQHEITDGEITSKPMVLFLGPWSVGKSSMINYLLGLDDTPYQLYTGAEPTTSEFTVIMHGPKLKTIEGIVMAADSARSFSPLEKFGQNFLEKLIGIEVPHKLLERVTFVDTPGIIENRKQQERGYPFNDVCQWFIDRADLIFVVFDPTKLDVGLELEMLFRQLKGRESQIRIILNKADSLATQELMRVYGALFWSLAPLINVTEPPRVYVSSFWPHEYHPDTHKDLFLKEEISLLEDLNQVIENRMENKIAFIRQHAIRVRIHALLVDRYLQTYKDKMTFFSDGELVFRDIVEDPDKFFIFKSILAKTNVSKFDLPNREAYKDFFGINPITSFKLLSQQCSYMGGCFLEKIEKAITRELPDLLGSIGLGKKPNVLSCDITGCGETPKNRYRKP, encoded by the exons ATGAAGGGCCTcaacctgctctgctgctgcgtGGCCTCgctcctgctcctcagcaccGCAG AAGAGGTTGAAGATACCAGCGAGCCAACCAAGCGTGACCGGTCCCACTTGGAGAACACTCTCAAGCTGAACGAGGACAAGCCTGCCGATGATTTCTCAG GTGTACTGCAGCGGCTGAGGAAGATCTACCACTCCTCCATCAAGCCCCTGGAGCAGTCCTACAGATACAACGAGCTGAGGCAGCATGAGATCACAG ATGGGGAGATCACTTCCAAGCCAATGGTGCTATTCCTGGGACCATGGAGCGTTGGCAAATCCTCCATGATAAACTACCTCCTCGGGCTGGATGACACTCCCTACCAGCTCTACACAG GGGCAGAACCCACCACCTCCGAATTCACTGTCATCATGCACGGCCCCAAGCTGAAGACCATCGAGGGCATCGTGATGGCTGCCGACAGTGCCCGCTCCTTCTCACCCCTGGAGAAGTTTGGGCAGAACTTCTTGGAGAAGTTGATAGGGATCGAAGTGCCCCACAAACTGCTGGAGCGAGTCACCTTCGTGGACACTCCGGGCATCATTGAAAACCGCAAGCAGCAAGAACGAG GTTACCCATTCAATGATGTGTGCCAGTGGTTCATTGACAGAGCTGATCTCATCTTCGTTGTCTTTGACCCTACAAAGCTAGACGTGGGCTTAGAGTTGGAGATGCTGTTTCGCCAGCTGAAGGGTCGTGAGTCTCAGATTCGAATAATCTTGAACAAAGCTGACAGTCTGGCTACCCAGGAGCTCATGAGGGTCTATGGTGCCTTATTCTGGAGTCTGGCACCTCTCATCAACGTCACAGAGCCACCCAGGGTGTACGTTAGCTCCTTCTGGCCCCACGAGTACCATCCGGATACCCACAAAGACCTGTTCCTCAAAGAAGAGATATCACTCCTGGAAGATCTCAACCAGGTGATTGAGAACAGGATGGAAAATAAGATTGCCTTCATTCGCCAGCACGCCATCCGGGTGCGCATCCACGCCCTTTTGGTTGATCGCTATCTACAGACCTACAAGGACAAAATGACCTTCTTTAGTGATGGAGAACTGGTGTTCAGGGACATTGTGGAAGATCCTGACAAGTTCTTTATCTTTAAGTCCATTTTGGCAAAGACCAATGTCAGCAAATTTGATCTCCCCAACCGTGAGGCTTACAAGGACTTCTTTGGAATCAACCCCATCACCAGTTTTAAGCTGCTGTCTCAGCAGTGTTCCTACATGGGAGGGTGTTTCCTAGAGAAGATCGAGAAGGCCATCACTCGCGAGCTTCCCGATCTCTTGGGAAGCATCGGCTTGGGGAAGAAGCCCAATGTTCTCTCCTGCGACATCACTGGCTGTGGTGAAACCCCAAAGAATCGCTACAGGAAACCCTAA
- the SRL gene encoding sarcalumenin isoform X3, producing MKGLNLLCCCVASLLLLSTAERHSPGTDHVGGTAESPLPAAEPKLEEKAADGSPEEEKDGSPINTSLPSVTKDGHGKGEEEPMGGLSRDLGPRDGQPEETIMEKGQERPGEPQGPGDDTTLGVPEAAHNEGNHLPGPHDGFPAQEDEKPSAKEGASEDQGQSGQEKIDGTRAVSAPKKEEKGAEQSSEEDDKQGESEEDEHGESEEDGGEEESEEEGESEEVKESEEDGARPAGPEDRDKGSDKEVVGASGNKGSGEPAAASKREARDGPVSCHHSPCRDAAEDPPAAVENPPAAENPPAAEDPPAVVENPPVVVENPPAAEDPPAVVENPPAAEDPPSVVENPPAAVEDKPPAAEDLPAVVENPQVVEDPPAAELSADKPSLAEMESTPGHSTQPAATKPLRGQIEEVEDTSEPTKRDRSHLENTLKLNEDKPADDFSGVLQRLRKIYHSSIKPLEQSYRYNELRQHEITDGEITSKPMVLFLGPWSVGKSSMINYLLGLDDTPYQLYTGAEPTTSEFTVIMHGPKLKTIEGIVMAADSARSFSPLEKFGQNFLEKLIGIEVPHKLLERVTFVDTPGIIENRKQQERGYPFNDVCQWFIDRADLIFVVFDPTKLDVGLELEMLFRQLKGRESQIRIILNKADSLATQELMRVYGALFWSLAPLINVTEPPRVYVSSFWPHEYHPDTHKDLFLKEEISLLEDLNQVIENRMENKIAFIRQHAIRVRIHALLVDRYLQTYKDKMTFFSDGELVFRDIVEDPDKFFIFKSILAKTNVSKFDLPNREAYKDFFGINPITSFKLLSQQCSYMGGCFLEKIEKAITRELPDLLGSIGLGKKPNVLSCDITGCGETPKNRYRKP from the exons ATGAAGGGCCTcaacctgctctgctgctgcgtGGCCTCgctcctgctcctcagcaccGCAG AGCGGCACAGCCCCGGCACGGACCATGTCGGCGGCACTGCCGAAAGCCCCTTGCCGGCTGCAGAGCCCAAGTTGGAGGAGAAGGCAGCTGACGGCAGCcctgaggaggaaaaagatgGCAGCCCCATCAACACCTCCTTGCCCAGTGTCACCAAAGACGGACATGGCAAGGGGGAGGAAGAGCCCATGGGCGGCCTGAGCAGGGACTTGGGGCCAAGGGATGGCCAGCCGGAGGAGACCATCATGGAGAAGGGCCAGGAGAGGCCTGGAGAGCCACAGGGCCCAGGCGATGACACCACCTTGGGTGTCCCTGAGGCAGCACATAATGAAGGGAACCACCTGCCTGGGCCACATGATGGCTTCCCCGCCCAGGAGGATGAGAAGCCCAGCGCCAAGGAAGGAGCCTCTGAGGACCAGGGGCAGTCTGGGCAAGAGAAAATAGATGGGACAAGAGCAGTGTCTGCAccaaagaaggaagagaaaggagctgAACAAAGCTCAGAGGAAGATGACAAGCAGGGGGAGTCTGAGGAAGATGAACATGGTGAGTCTGAGGAGGATGGAGGCGAGGAAGAGTCCGAGGAGGAAGGCGAGTCTGAGGAGGTGAAAGAATCTGAGGAAGATGGTGCTAGGCCAGCAGGGCCAGAGGACAGAGATAAAGGGAGTGACAAGGAAGTGGTTGGTGCTTCTGGCAATAAGGGCAGTGGTGaaccagcagctgccagcaagagagaagccagagatGGCCCTGTCAGCTGCCATCACTCACCCTGTAGGGATGCAGCAGAAGATCCACCAGCAGCAGTGGAAAacccaccagcagcagaaaaCCCACCGGCAGCAGAAGACCCACCGGCAGTGGTGGAAAACCCACCGGTGGTGGTGGAAAACCCACCGGCAGCAGAAGATCCACCAGCAGTGGTGGAGAacccaccagcagcagaagACCCACCGTCAGTGGTGGAAAACCCACCAGCAGCAGTGGAAGACAagccaccagcagcagaagACCTGCCAGCAGTAGTGGAAAACCCACAAGTGGTGGAAGACCCACCAGCAGCAGAACTCTCTGCAGACAAGCCATCGTTGGCAGAAATGGAGAGCACACCTGGCCACAGCACCCAGCCTGCTGCCACCAAGCCCTTGCGTGGCCAGATAG AAGAGGTTGAAGATACCAGCGAGCCAACCAAGCGTGACCGGTCCCACTTGGAGAACACTCTCAAGCTGAACGAGGACAAGCCTGCCGATGATTTCTCAG GTGTACTGCAGCGGCTGAGGAAGATCTACCACTCCTCCATCAAGCCCCTGGAGCAGTCCTACAGATACAACGAGCTGAGGCAGCATGAGATCACAG ATGGGGAGATCACTTCCAAGCCAATGGTGCTATTCCTGGGACCATGGAGCGTTGGCAAATCCTCCATGATAAACTACCTCCTCGGGCTGGATGACACTCCCTACCAGCTCTACACAG GGGCAGAACCCACCACCTCCGAATTCACTGTCATCATGCACGGCCCCAAGCTGAAGACCATCGAGGGCATCGTGATGGCTGCCGACAGTGCCCGCTCCTTCTCACCCCTGGAGAAGTTTGGGCAGAACTTCTTGGAGAAGTTGATAGGGATCGAAGTGCCCCACAAACTGCTGGAGCGAGTCACCTTCGTGGACACTCCGGGCATCATTGAAAACCGCAAGCAGCAAGAACGAG GTTACCCATTCAATGATGTGTGCCAGTGGTTCATTGACAGAGCTGATCTCATCTTCGTTGTCTTTGACCCTACAAAGCTAGACGTGGGCTTAGAGTTGGAGATGCTGTTTCGCCAGCTGAAGGGTCGTGAGTCTCAGATTCGAATAATCTTGAACAAAGCTGACAGTCTGGCTACCCAGGAGCTCATGAGGGTCTATGGTGCCTTATTCTGGAGTCTGGCACCTCTCATCAACGTCACAGAGCCACCCAGGGTGTACGTTAGCTCCTTCTGGCCCCACGAGTACCATCCGGATACCCACAAAGACCTGTTCCTCAAAGAAGAGATATCACTCCTGGAAGATCTCAACCAGGTGATTGAGAACAGGATGGAAAATAAGATTGCCTTCATTCGCCAGCACGCCATCCGGGTGCGCATCCACGCCCTTTTGGTTGATCGCTATCTACAGACCTACAAGGACAAAATGACCTTCTTTAGTGATGGAGAACTGGTGTTCAGGGACATTGTGGAAGATCCTGACAAGTTCTTTATCTTTAAGTCCATTTTGGCAAAGACCAATGTCAGCAAATTTGATCTCCCCAACCGTGAGGCTTACAAGGACTTCTTTGGAATCAACCCCATCACCAGTTTTAAGCTGCTGTCTCAGCAGTGTTCCTACATGGGAGGGTGTTTCCTAGAGAAGATCGAGAAGGCCATCACTCGCGAGCTTCCCGATCTCTTGGGAAGCATCGGCTTGGGGAAGAAGCCCAATGTTCTCTCCTGCGACATCACTGGCTGTGGTGAAACCCCAAAGAATCGCTACAGGAAACCCTAA